In a genomic window of Mustela nigripes isolate SB6536 chromosome 8, MUSNIG.SB6536, whole genome shotgun sequence:
- the SDSL gene encoding serine dehydratase-like, with protein MENSLTGCTMPEHFHTVTPLLESWALSQVAGTTVFLKCENVQPSGSFKIRGIGHFCQEVAKKGCRHLVCSSGGNAGIAAAYAARKLGIPATIVLPEGTSLQVVRRLQGEGAEVQLTGKVWDEASLKAQELAKRDGWVNVPPFDHPLIWEGHASLVRELKAALGSPPGALVLAVGGGGLLAGVSAGLIEVGWQHVPIIAVETQGAHCFNAAIKAGRLVTLPEITSVAKSLGAKTVATRALACTQELDIISEVVEDGQAVSAVQQFLDDERMLVEPACGAPLAVIYSGHLGRLQAEGHLRPSLASVVVIVCGGNNIDSGALQALKAQVGQS; from the exons ATGGAGAACTCTCTGACAGGCTGCACTATGCCTGAGCACTTCCACACAGTTACTCCTCTGCTGGAGAGCTGGGCGCTTTCCCAGGTGGCAGGCACGACTGTCTTCCTCAAGTGTGAGAATGTGCAGCCGTCTGGCTCCTTCAAGATCCGAGGCATTGGGCATTTCTGCCAGGAG GTGGCCAAGAAGGGATGCAGACACCTGGTGTGCTCCTCAG GGGGCAATGCAGGCATTGCGGCTGCTTATGCTGCTCGGAAGCTGGGCATCCCTGCCACCATTGTGCTCCCTGAGGGCACCTCCCTGCAGGTGGTGAGgaggctgcagggggagggagctGAGGTGCAGCTGACTGGAAAG GTCTGGGATGAGGCCAGTCTGAAGGCGCAAGAGTTGGCCAAGAGGGATGGTTGGGTGAACGTCCCTCCGTTTGACCACCCCCTGATCTG GGAAGGCCATGCCAGCCTGGTgcgagagctgaaggcagcactGGGAAGCCCACCGGGGGCCCTGGTGCTGGCAGTAGGGGGTGGAGGGCTCCTGGCTGGGGTGTCAGCTGGCCTGATAGAAGTGGGCTGGCAGCATGTGCCCATCATCGCTGTGGAGACCCAAGGGGCCCACTGTTTCAATGCAGCCATCAAGGCAGGCAGGCTAGTCACACTGCCAGAGATCACCAG CGTGGCCAAGAGCCTGGGTGCTAAGACCGTGGCCACGAGGGCCCTGGCGTGCACGCAGGAGCTAGACATCATCTCCGAGGTGGTGGAGGACGGCCAGGCTGTGAGTGCTGTGCAGCAGTTCCTAG ATGATGAGCGCATGTTGGTGGAGCCTGCCTGCGGGGCCCCTCTGGCTGTCATCTACTCAGGCCACCTGGGGAGGCTCCAGGCCGAGGGCCACCTGCGCCCATCCCTGGCCTCGGTCGTGGTCATTGTGTGTGGAGGCAACAACATCGATAGCGGAGCGTTGCAGGCTCTGAAAGCCCAGGTGGGTCAGAGCTGA